One Triticum dicoccoides isolate Atlit2015 ecotype Zavitan chromosome 5B, WEW_v2.0, whole genome shotgun sequence genomic window carries:
- the LOC119311002 gene encoding probable inactive purple acid phosphatase 27: MRGGGSGRLAPWLPLLLLATCWGGGADGHGVHPLSRIAIHRARVALDASAAVRASPNLLGSRAEDTAWVTVEFKIPRASDGDWIGVFSPSNFNASTCPASHGSGPGPAICSAPIKYQFANYSSGYNRSGTGALKFQLINQRQDFSFGFFTGGLSNPTLVAVSNRIVFANPKAPVYPRLAVGKTWNEMTVTWTSGYGISEAHPFVEWGKKGSRPGHAPADTVTFGRESLCGEPARSVGWRDPGSIHTAFLKNLSPEKEYYYKIGHMLHDGKVIWGKPKSFRAPPYPGQKSLQRVVIFGDMGKDERDGSNEYQNYQPASLNTTDALIRDLDNTDIVFHIGDISYANGYLSQWDQFTQQVEPITSKVPYMIASGNHERDFPNSGSLYNGTDSGGECGVPAETMYYAPTEKRDNYWYSMDYGMFRFCVADSEHDWREGTEQYRFLDRCLGSVDRAKQPWVVFIAHRVLGYSSGFFYGYDGMFAEPMARQSLEGLWRRHRVDVAFYGHVHQYERTCPVYEERCVPDGHGTVHVVVGGGGSHLSNFTAVAPPWSVYREMDYGFGKLTASDARSLQFEYRRSSDGKVYDSFTLHRG; the protein is encoded by the exons ATGAGAGGAGGAGGCAGCGGCCGCCTCGCCCCGTGGCTGCCCTTGCTCCTGCTCGCCACGTGCTGGGGCGGAGGCGCCGACGGGCACGGCGTGCACCCGCTGTCGCGGATCGCCATCCACCGCGCCCGCGTCGCcctggacgcgtccgccgccgtgcGCGCGTCGCCCAACCTCCTCGGCTCGCGG GCCGAAGATACGGCTTGGGTGACCGTAGAATTCAAAATACCACGTGCAAGCGACGGCGACTGGATCGGGGTATTCTCCCCTTCCAATTTCAA TGCGTCCACATGCCCTGCTTCCCATGGGTCAGGCCCTGGCCCTGCGATATGCTCCGCGCCAATAAAG TATCAGTTTGCAAACTACTCGTCAGGTTATAACAGGTCAGGGACAGGGGCTCTCAAGTTCCAGCTGATCAACCAGCGCCAGGATTTCTCCTTCGGATTCTTCACCGGTGGACTCTCAAAT CCAACGCTCGTGGCGGTGTCGAACAGGATCGTCTTCGCGAACCCGAAAGCGCCGGTTTACCCACGCCTAGCGGTCGGGAAAACATGGAACGAG ATGACTGTCACATGGACAAGCGGCTATGGCATCAGTGAGGCGCACCCCTTCGTTGAATGGGGCAAGAAAGGGAGCCGTCCTGGGCACGCACCAGCTGACACTGTCACCTTCGGTCGTGAAAGCCTCTGTG GAGAGCCTGCTCGTAGTGTTGGTTGGAGGGATCCAGGCTCCATACACACAGCTTTCCTCAAGAATCTGTCACCAGAGAAAGA ATACTACTACAAAATCGGACACATGCTCCATGATGGAAAGGTTATATGGGGCAAGCCAAAATCTTTCAGAGCACCTCCTTATCCCGGGCAGAAGTCGCTGCAGAGGGTTGTTATTTTTGGCGACATGGGAAAG GACGAGAGGGACGGAAGCAACGAGTACCAGAATTACCAGCCTGCGTCACTCAACACCACCGACGCGCTGATCAGGGACCTCGACAACACCGACATCGTCTTCCACATCGGCGACATCTCCTACGCTAACGGGTATCTCTCACAGTGGGATCAGTTCACGCAGCAGGTCGAACCGATCACCTCCAAGGTGCCCTACATGATCGCAAG CGGGAACCACGAGCGAGATTTCCCCAACAGTGGGTCGCTGTACAACGGCACGGACTCCGGCGGCGAGTGCGGGGTGCCGGCCGAGACCATGTACTACGCGCCGACGGAGAAGAGGGACAACTACTG GTACTCCATGGACTACGGGATGTTCCGGTTCTGCGTGGCGGACAGCGAGCACGACTGGCGGGAGGGCACGGAGCAGTACAGGTTCCTGGACCGCTGCCTGGGCAGCGTGGACCGGGCGAAGCAGCCGTGGGTGGTCTTCATCGCGCACCGCGTCCTCGGCTACTCCTCGGGCTTCTTCTACGGCTACGACGGGATGTTCGCGGAGCCCATGGCGCGGCAGAGCCTGGAAGGGCTGTGGCGGCGCCACCGGGTGGACGTCGCCTTCTACGGCCACGTCCACCAGTACGAGCGGACGTGCCCCGTCTACGAGGAGAGGTGCGTGCCGGACGGGCACGGCACCGTCCACGTCGTCGTCGGGGGCGGCGGCAGCCACCTGAGCAACTTCACCGCCGTGGCCCCGCCGTGGAGCGTGTACCGGGAGATGGACTACGGGTTCGGCAAGCTCACGGCGTCCGACGCCAGGTCGCTCCAGTTCGAGTACCGGCGGTCCAGCGACGGCAAGGTGTACGACAGCTTCACCCTGCACAGGGGCTGA